Within Thermococcus sp. Bubb.Bath, the genomic segment CACCAGGCCAACCAGGGGAAGGCAATAGGTCATACCGGCCTTGAGGAGCTCAAGAAGCTCAGGGAGATATCGGATGGCGGCTTAATCGAGCTCGACTTCCACGGAACCCGCCCCGAGCTCTGGCAGATAAGGAGTGCCAAGCTGGGGGAGATTGACAGTGTGGTCCGCGAGACTGCGAAGGAGCTCAATGCAATTCTTATCACTGGGGACGGGGTGCAGAGGGACGTCGCCATCGCAAAGGGCATTGAAGTAATCTTCCTCTCCGCAAAGAAGGAACTTCGGCACAGGCTTGAGGACTTCTTCGATGAGACGACAATGAGTGTCCACCTCAAAGCGGGCTTAAAACCGATGGCAAAGAAGGGGAAGCCCGGCGAATGGAGGCTCGTCGTGGTCAGGGACGAGGTTCTGACCGATGAGGAGCTGGCAGAGATAGCAGACGATATCGTTGAGCGGGCCAGGCGCGACCCGGAGAGCTTCATAGAGATGGACGAACCTGGAGCCACCGTCGTTCAGCTCAGGAACTACCGTATCGTTATAGCTAAGCCCCCGTTCGCCGACAGGATAGAGATAACCGCGGTTAGACCCGTGGTGAAGCTGGGCATAGAGGACTACGAACTGGACGAGAAGCTCCTTGAGAGGCTCAAAGACAAGGCCCAAGGTGTTCTGATAGCCGGTGCCCCCGGTGAGGGCAAGACAACCTTCGCCCAGGCCCTTGCTGAGTGGTACGCAAGCATGGGGAGGGTCGTCAAGACGATGGAGAAGCCGCGCGACCTGCAGGTGGGGGAGGAGATAACCCAGTATACAGCGTTAAACGGCGAGATGGAGCTGACCGGTGACATTCTCCTCCTGGTGAGGCCTGACTACACCATCTTCGACGAGATGAGGAAGACGAGCGACTTCAAGATATACTCTGACCTCAGGCTTGCGGGAGTCGGCATGGTTGGAGTCGTCCACGCAACAAAACCAATCGACGCGGTGCAGAGGTTCATCGGCAGGGTCGATCTCGGTATGATTCCGCAGATAGTCGATACCGTCATCTTCATCAAGGCTGGAAGGGTCGCCAAAGTCCTGACCCTGGAGTACCTCGTAAAGGTTCCGAGCGGGATGAGCGAAGAAGACCTCGCGAGGCCGGTGATAGAGATTCGCGACTTTGAGACCGGCGAGCTGGAGTACGAGATATACACCTACGGTGAAGAGGTCAGTGTTGTCCCAGTGAAGAAGGAGGGGAAGGCCCCCGCGTTCAAGCTGGCTGAGAAGAGGCTCAAACAGGAGATAAAGAAATTCTTGCCCGATGTAAACACAGAAGTTGAGATAGTGAGCCCCCACAAGGCAGTTATCTACGCGGACGAGTTCGATATCCCGGCTATAATAGGCAAGAAGGGGAAGAGGATAACGGACCTCGAGAAGCGCATAGGCATAAGTATCGACGTCAAGAGCTTCGCCGAGAGGGAAGCTGGCAAGCCCAAGGAGAGGGTTCCCATCGAAGTCGAGGAAAAGAAGAAGACGATAGTCCTCTACGTGCCGCAGGAGCATGCCAGAAAGCCCCTGAAGTTCTACGGCGGCGAGCAGTACATATTCACGGCGACGCCGAGCAGGAAGGGCCTCGTTAAGGTGAGCAAGAACACTCCCATTGGCAAGGAGCTCAAGAGGCTCATCGACGCCGGGATAGGGATATGGGCGAGCACGTGAAAGCTTTTTAACCGGCTCCCCCTACTTTTTCCGGTGATAGTATGGAGTACAGCATCGTTGTCACGCCCGAAACGTTCCACAAGTTTGATAAGCACAACATGCAGCACGTCTGCGTTCCCATGGTCATAGGGAACAGCGGCATTGACGTTGCAATGGAGGTCTTCAACGGCATCCTCAAAACCGTGGAGACCAGATTCGAGGTCGAGAAGGTCAGTGAGGAGAAAGACGAATGCGACGAAATCCACGCCGTCTACAAACTCAAGAGCGGGGAGAAAGAGGGTCTTCTCCACCTCCGCCTCAGGAAGGTAACACCGGGCTGCCCGCCCATAAGCGGAAACAAGTGTTCCATCTTCGAGTTCGAGAGGGACATTGAGTGTGTTGTTGATGAGATAGAAGGATGTCTCTCCTGAGCTCTTTTTGGTGATTTTCATGCTTGTTCTCGCTTCTTCTTCCCCCCGAAGGCGTGAAATCCTCTCGCGCTTCATTTCTGATTTCAAGGTAGTCCCCAGCAACGCCGATGAGAACTGCTCCCTCTCCGACCCGATGGAGTACGCGGTTGAGCTCGCCTGCCGGAAGGCCAGAGAGGTTTACCTCCGAACAGGGGGCACGGTTGTGGGCGCCGATACAGTTGTGCACTTGAGAGGGAAGATACTAGGCAAGCCGCGGAGCGAGGAAGAGGCAATTGAGATGCTTGAGCTGCTTTCCGGAAAAGTTCATAACGTGACGACCGGCTACTGCATTGTCCACCGCGGGGAGGAGCATAGGGGCGCCGTGACCACGGAGGTCAAGTTCAGAGAGCTTGGCAGGGATGTAATCCATGCCTACGTGAGAACTGGCGAACCGATGGACAAGGCAGGGGCCTACGGTATACAGGGCTGGGGCGGCCTCCTCGTGGATAGGATACGGGGAGATTACTACAATGTCGTCGGCTTTCCGATGGAGATAATCTGGAAGCTCAGGGAGCTTGGTTTTAATGTCTTGCCTTATTGAGTACACTTCTAAGACACTTCGCGGTAACTAATGAACTTTTATTACAAGAACTCTTCAAAAAGCAGATCCTCCTTTCTTCCCCCTGCATTCTTGAAAACCTTCTCGCTCCACCCAACTATCCCGAC encodes:
- a CDS encoding PINc/VapC family ATPase encodes the protein MKVFVVDTSVIVDGRLTQFLSTLREKVRVVIPEVVVAEIEHQANQGKAIGHTGLEELKKLREISDGGLIELDFHGTRPELWQIRSAKLGEIDSVVRETAKELNAILITGDGVQRDVAIAKGIEVIFLSAKKELRHRLEDFFDETTMSVHLKAGLKPMAKKGKPGEWRLVVVRDEVLTDEELAEIADDIVERARRDPESFIEMDEPGATVVQLRNYRIVIAKPPFADRIEITAVRPVVKLGIEDYELDEKLLERLKDKAQGVLIAGAPGEGKTTFAQALAEWYASMGRVVKTMEKPRDLQVGEEITQYTALNGEMELTGDILLLVRPDYTIFDEMRKTSDFKIYSDLRLAGVGMVGVVHATKPIDAVQRFIGRVDLGMIPQIVDTVIFIKAGRVAKVLTLEYLVKVPSGMSEEDLARPVIEIRDFETGELEYEIYTYGEEVSVVPVKKEGKAPAFKLAEKRLKQEIKKFLPDVNTEVEIVSPHKAVIYADEFDIPAIIGKKGKRITDLEKRIGISIDVKSFAEREAGKPKERVPIEVEEKKKTIVLYVPQEHARKPLKFYGGEQYIFTATPSRKGLVKVSKNTPIGKELKRLIDAGIGIWAST
- a CDS encoding Maf-like protein, which encodes MLVLASSSPRRREILSRFISDFKVVPSNADENCSLSDPMEYAVELACRKAREVYLRTGGTVVGADTVVHLRGKILGKPRSEEEAIEMLELLSGKVHNVTTGYCIVHRGEEHRGAVTTEVKFRELGRDVIHAYVRTGEPMDKAGAYGIQGWGGLLVDRIRGDYYNVVGFPMEIIWKLRELGFNVLPY